The Desulfovibrio porci DNA segment GATGGCGCGCAAAAAGTCGCGCCGCTGGCAGCTGGCCTTGGCGCGGCCCAGGTCTTCGCGGATTTTACGTGCATTCATAGCGACTTTTTAGGGTAACCTCTCTCATCAGTATGCCGGATTCGTCCGTCGAGAGCAAGCGGAGGAAGCGCCGTCACCGGGTCGCGCCGCCGTCCTGGCCGTGCCGGGCCAGACTGGCCCTGAGGGCCTGCGCCGCAGCCGGATCAGGCCGGAAGGACATGATATGTTCCCTGAAGCGGCGGTTCACGGCCGCAAGGTGCGGAGCCATGTCGCGCCGGAGTTCGCGGTATTCCTTGCGTTCGGCCACTGTGACGCGGCAGTCGTCCGCCACGTCGAGGATTTCATAGCGGCGCATGGGTTTCAGCGAACGCACGCCCGAGGCATAAAGAATTTTATTCAGAAAGAGTTTGCCCGGCAGCAGGTTGTCCGTGACCACCAGCTCCCGGTGCAAACGCCGCTTGTCGATGCCCCGGGCCGCATAGGTGGCCTGGGCGTCCTCTTCGGGCAGGTTCTCGAAATAGTCCGGCCCGTGATAATAGTACTGCGGAAAGCCCGCGCAGGTCATGCGCAGGCCGTAGTCGCCGTCCTCGCCGCCGTAGACGCCGTATTCCTCGTTCCAGAAGCCCAGTTCGTCCGAAACCGCTTTGGGGATCAGCACGGCCTGGCCCGGCAGATTGTCGGGGCAGACGCCCAGCACGCCCTCCGGCGTGTTCACCGCGCCGGGATGCCGACGCAGCATGTCCAAATTGAAGGCCCCGCCCAGATTGGATTGCGGCCTGCCGTGCCGCCAGAGGGCCAGCAGGCCGGGCAGCCAGCGCGTCCGGCGCATGGCCGTATCGTTGTCCAGCTTCATATACACGGGCGCGGGCACCATTTCCCAGCCCACATTGGCGGCACAGGCCACGCCCATGTTGCGGGGCAGCAGAAAAAGATGGTCGATGACGCCGCGCTCTCTGAGCGCCAGAAGACTTTCGACCAGAGCGGGATCGCTGCCGTTGTCCACCACGGTGATGTCAAAGGGGATTTCCTGCGAGGTCCGGCGCAGGGCGAGGATCGTCTCGCGCGTGGCGCGCGGACGGTTGAAGACCGGAATGGTCACGTTGCAGACGGGCGCGACGCCGGACGGATGGCTCTGGAAGTCCTGTTCCATATTGCTCCTCTCGTGCGGAGTAAAAATGGTAGGGAGAAGGCTAGCGGGCGTCAAGCGCAAGCTTTTGGACAGGCGGGACCATCGGATCAAGAAGGCGTCCCTGCCGCCTTGTGCCGCCCCGATGCGCTTCTGATTGACGCGCCTTTTCCCCGTTGGTAAATTTATCCGCGAAATTTTCCAGATAAGGAGCGGTATGGCGCGCGTACTTTACGGCATTCACGGCACCGGCCACGGGCACGCCATGCGGGGCCTGACCATTGCCCGTCGGCTTTCCCGCCACGAATTTCTTTTTGTGGCCGATGACGACGCCCCCAAGGTGCTGGAAGCGGAATTTCCTGTCCGCCGCCTGCCCAATCTGGGCACAGTGTTCAAAAACTACAAGGTGGACCTGGGGGCGACTATCGCCCGCGCCGTGCCCTTGCTCCTGCACCGGCGACGCTATATCGACCGGGTGCTGCGGCTCATGGACGAATTCAGGCCCGACGTCTGCATGACCGATCTGGAATACTTCGTGCCGCGCGCCGCCGAACAGGCGGGTCTGCCCTGTCTGACCCTGGATCATCAGCATATCATCACCTGCTGCCGCCACAATCTGCCGCCCGGCATGTGGTGGGACGCGTTGGTGCAGGGGTTGACCCCGCGCTATCTGTTCCGGCCCACGGCGGAAAACCTGATCATCTCTTTTTACGCGCCGCCGGTATTGCCGCGCTACAAGGCCCGCGTGGCCCCGCCCATCCTGCGCGACAGCGTGCTGGGCCTGCATCCCCGCGATGAGGGGCATGTGCTGGTCTACCAGAGCAATTCCACCCACAGGAAGCTGGTGGATTTTCTGCGCGCAGCCACGGACAAGACCTGCTATGTTTACGGCTATGACCGCACCGAAGGGCGCGAGGGCAATGTGGTCTTCATGCGCAAGAGCGAGGAGGGCTTTTTGCGGCTGCTGGAGGGCTGCTCCTATGTGATCCAGGGCGGCGGGCATACCCTGATGGGCGAGGCCCTGTATCTGGGCAAGCCCATTCTGACCCTGCCGCTCAAGGCCATGGTGGAACAACGCTTCAACGCTCTTTACGTGGAACGCCTGCATTACGGCATGCAGGCCGATATGCTCAGTCTGGAGCCGGAACTGCTGCGGCGTTTCGAGGCCCGGCTGCCGGAGTTCAAGGCCGCCATCGCGGCCGGAAATTTCTGCGGCAATGAAATGGTTTTTGGTCTGGTGGACCACTTCATCCGGCACGGCAGCCTGCCGACGCGCGGCGCACCGCCGGTGGAGGAAGGCTAGGGCCTGTTCTCACTATGCCTTTTTGCCCGTCTGCTGCGTCAGATTTCGCCTGCTTTTTCGGGCGAGTACCATAAGAAAGAGTACACTCCCTCAGAGCAGACTTATCTTTTTTGCAGGCAAACAAAAATTCTCTAGTGTTAACAGACCCAGGAACAGGGAGGCGCGCGTGAAAAATCCCGAGCAGACCTTGGGCAAACTTATCGACAGGCAAAGCACCGCCTTCATCGGCTCTCTGGACGCCGACGGCTTTCCCAACGTCAAGGCCATGCTGGCCCCGCGCCTGCGGGAAGGCTTGCGCGTCTTTTACTTCACCACTAATCTCTCGTCCCTGCGCGTGCGGCAGTACCGGCACGACCCGAGGGCCTGCGTCTATTTCTGCGACCGGCGTTTTTTCCGGGGGGTGATGTTCAGGGGCGGGATGGAAGTGCTGGAGGATTTGGAGAACAAATCCAGAATCTGGCGTGAGGGTGATACGCTCTATTACCCTCTGGGCCTGCTTGATCC contains these protein-coding regions:
- a CDS encoding glycosyltransferase; translated protein: MEQDFQSHPSGVAPVCNVTIPVFNRPRATRETILALRRTSQEIPFDITVVDNGSDPALVESLLALRERGVIDHLFLLPRNMGVACAANVGWEMVPAPVYMKLDNDTAMRRTRWLPGLLALWRHGRPQSNLGGAFNLDMLRRHPGAVNTPEGVLGVCPDNLPGQAVLIPKAVSDELGFWNEEYGVYGGEDGDYGLRMTCAGFPQYYYHGPDYFENLPEEDAQATYAARGIDKRRLHRELVVTDNLLPGKLFLNKILYASGVRSLKPMRRYEILDVADDCRVTVAERKEYRELRRDMAPHLAAVNRRFREHIMSFRPDPAAAQALRASLARHGQDGGATR
- a CDS encoding pyridoxamine 5'-phosphate oxidase family protein, with the protein product MKNPEQTLGKLIDRQSTAFIGSLDADGFPNVKAMLAPRLREGLRVFYFTTNLSSLRVRQYRHDPRACVYFCDRRFFRGVMFRGGMEVLEDLENKSRIWREGDTLYYPLGLLDPDYCVLRFTAVSGRFYSKFRSEDFTPA
- a CDS encoding glycosyltransferase family protein — protein: MARVLYGIHGTGHGHAMRGLTIARRLSRHEFLFVADDDAPKVLEAEFPVRRLPNLGTVFKNYKVDLGATIARAVPLLLHRRRYIDRVLRLMDEFRPDVCMTDLEYFVPRAAEQAGLPCLTLDHQHIITCCRHNLPPGMWWDALVQGLTPRYLFRPTAENLIISFYAPPVLPRYKARVAPPILRDSVLGLHPRDEGHVLVYQSNSTHRKLVDFLRAATDKTCYVYGYDRTEGREGNVVFMRKSEEGFLRLLEGCSYVIQGGGHTLMGEALYLGKPILTLPLKAMVEQRFNALYVERLHYGMQADMLSLEPELLRRFEARLPEFKAAIAAGNFCGNEMVFGLVDHFIRHGSLPTRGAPPVEEG